The Primulina eburnea isolate SZY01 chromosome 6, ASM2296580v1, whole genome shotgun sequence genome contains a region encoding:
- the LOC140834992 gene encoding uncharacterized protein isoform X1 encodes MNTLSSLLMARGRGKKSKRNGKNIGQPSAKIKKLKVPKIKPMDSIVPIAAQFTNPEEATSSNYVFDRNGGVLLGKEKIQERDSGFIFMCSSSTKSDCYQYRVFGLPMGKMAAVEKIKPGAKLFLFDFELKLLYGIYEATSTGQLNIEPAAFGGKFPVQVLCLIVVCMSKVTRHRFTVLSQGSRNTKVKFRIFKECLPLPESSLRHVIRENYRGSKFNQELNGHQVSNLLSSFHPLSMSSSQLAPHTLSNKPLSLAMPRAVPEDQSEYTSQLPALENRYFTGMQYGHAPQLVRSQIVPNVSFPQHCRPKNSSICQSRTSKFRLSRLAGFQQLLCRQCSSTIYS; translated from the exons ATGAATACGTTAAG CTCTTTGCTTATGGCCAGGGGAAGAGGCAAGAAGTCTAAAAGAAATGGCAAAAATATTGGCCAACCAAGtgctaaaataaaaaaattgaaagttcCGAAGATCAAGCCTATGGATAGTATTGTTCCCATCGCTGCCCAATTTACCAATCCTGAAGAAGCAACTTCTTCCAACTACGTTTTTGACAGAAATGGTGGTGTATTACTGGGCAAAGAGAAAATACAAGAAAGAGACTCTGGTTTTATATTCATGTGTAGTTCGAGTACAAAGTCAGATTGTTACCAGTACCGTGTTTTTGGACTTCCTATGGGAAAAATGGCTGCGGTGGAGAAGATAAAGCCTGGAGCAAAGctttttttgtttgattttgaattaaagcTTCTATATGGCATATATGAGGCTACCTCCACTGGTCAACTGAATATAGAACCGGCTGCTTTTGGAGGAAAGTTTCCTGTGCAGGTACTTTGTTTAATTGTTGTTTGCATGTCCAAAGTGACAAGACATCGATTTACAGTCTTATCTCAGGGAAGTCGAAATACTAAG GTGAAGTTTAGAATTTTCAAGGAGTGTCTTCCCCTTCCTGAGAGTTCTCTCAGACATGTAATAAGGGAGAACTATAGGGGTTCAAAATTTAACCAAGAACTCAATGGACATCAA GTTAGCAATTTGTTGTCTTCATTTCACCCTCTTTCTATGTCATCATCTCAACTTGCTCCGCATACCTTGTCAAACAAGCCCCTATCACTGGCAATGCCTCGTGCAGTTCCTGAAGATCAGTCTGAGTACACATCTCAGTTGCCAGCTTTGGAGAATCGATATTTTACTGGAATGCAATATGGCCATGCTCCACAACTTGTGCGGTCTCAAATTGTCCCGAATGTGTCTTTTCCACAGCACTGTAGGCCAAAGAACAGCAGCATATGTCAGTCACGTACAAGCAAATTCAGATTATCGAGGCTTGCCGGTTTCCAGCAATTATTATGTCGCCAATGCTCATCCACCATATATTCCTGA
- the LOC140834992 gene encoding uncharacterized protein isoform X3, which translates to MNTLSSLLMARGRGKKSKRNGKNIGQPSAKIKKLKVPKIKPMDSIVPIAAQFTNPEEATSSNYVFDRNGGVLLGKEKIQERDSGFIFMCSSSTKSDCYQYRVFGLPMGKMAAVEKIKPGAKLFLFDFELKLLYGIYEATSTGQLNIEPAAFGGKFPVQVKFRIFKECLPLPESSLRHVIRENYRGSKFNQELNGHQVSNLLSSFHPLSMSSSQLAPHTLSNKPLSLAMPRAVPEDQSEYTSQLPALENRYFTGMQYGHAPQLVRSQIVPNVSFPQHCRPKNSSICQSRTSKFRLSRLAGFQQLLCRQCSSTIYS; encoded by the exons ATGAATACGTTAAG CTCTTTGCTTATGGCCAGGGGAAGAGGCAAGAAGTCTAAAAGAAATGGCAAAAATATTGGCCAACCAAGtgctaaaataaaaaaattgaaagttcCGAAGATCAAGCCTATGGATAGTATTGTTCCCATCGCTGCCCAATTTACCAATCCTGAAGAAGCAACTTCTTCCAACTACGTTTTTGACAGAAATGGTGGTGTATTACTGGGCAAAGAGAAAATACAAGAAAGAGACTCTGGTTTTATATTCATGTGTAGTTCGAGTACAAAGTCAGATTGTTACCAGTACCGTGTTTTTGGACTTCCTATGGGAAAAATGGCTGCGGTGGAGAAGATAAAGCCTGGAGCAAAGctttttttgtttgattttgaattaaagcTTCTATATGGCATATATGAGGCTACCTCCACTGGTCAACTGAATATAGAACCGGCTGCTTTTGGAGGAAAGTTTCCTGTGCAG GTGAAGTTTAGAATTTTCAAGGAGTGTCTTCCCCTTCCTGAGAGTTCTCTCAGACATGTAATAAGGGAGAACTATAGGGGTTCAAAATTTAACCAAGAACTCAATGGACATCAA GTTAGCAATTTGTTGTCTTCATTTCACCCTCTTTCTATGTCATCATCTCAACTTGCTCCGCATACCTTGTCAAACAAGCCCCTATCACTGGCAATGCCTCGTGCAGTTCCTGAAGATCAGTCTGAGTACACATCTCAGTTGCCAGCTTTGGAGAATCGATATTTTACTGGAATGCAATATGGCCATGCTCCACAACTTGTGCGGTCTCAAATTGTCCCGAATGTGTCTTTTCCACAGCACTGTAGGCCAAAGAACAGCAGCATATGTCAGTCACGTACAAGCAAATTCAGATTATCGAGGCTTGCCGGTTTCCAGCAATTATTATGTCGCCAATGCTCATCCACCATATATTCCTGA
- the LOC140834992 gene encoding uncharacterized protein isoform X4 — protein MDSIVPIAAQFTNPEEATSSNYVFDRNGGVLLGKEKIQERDSGFIFMCSSSTKSDCYQYRVFGLPMGKMAAVEKIKPGAKLFLFDFELKLLYGIYEATSTGQLNIEPAAFGGKFPVQVLCLIVVCMSKVTRHRFTVLSQGSRNTKVKFRIFKECLPLPESSLRHVIRENYRGSKFNQELNGHQVSNLLSSFHPLSMSSSQLAPHTLSNKPLSLAMPRAVPEDQSEYTSQLPALENRYFTGMQYGHAPQLVRSQIVPNVSFPQHCRPKNSSICQSRTSKFRLSRLAGFQQLLCRQCSSTIYS, from the exons ATGGATAGTATTGTTCCCATCGCTGCCCAATTTACCAATCCTGAAGAAGCAACTTCTTCCAACTACGTTTTTGACAGAAATGGTGGTGTATTACTGGGCAAAGAGAAAATACAAGAAAGAGACTCTGGTTTTATATTCATGTGTAGTTCGAGTACAAAGTCAGATTGTTACCAGTACCGTGTTTTTGGACTTCCTATGGGAAAAATGGCTGCGGTGGAGAAGATAAAGCCTGGAGCAAAGctttttttgtttgattttgaattaaagcTTCTATATGGCATATATGAGGCTACCTCCACTGGTCAACTGAATATAGAACCGGCTGCTTTTGGAGGAAAGTTTCCTGTGCAGGTACTTTGTTTAATTGTTGTTTGCATGTCCAAAGTGACAAGACATCGATTTACAGTCTTATCTCAGGGAAGTCGAAATACTAAG GTGAAGTTTAGAATTTTCAAGGAGTGTCTTCCCCTTCCTGAGAGTTCTCTCAGACATGTAATAAGGGAGAACTATAGGGGTTCAAAATTTAACCAAGAACTCAATGGACATCAA GTTAGCAATTTGTTGTCTTCATTTCACCCTCTTTCTATGTCATCATCTCAACTTGCTCCGCATACCTTGTCAAACAAGCCCCTATCACTGGCAATGCCTCGTGCAGTTCCTGAAGATCAGTCTGAGTACACATCTCAGTTGCCAGCTTTGGAGAATCGATATTTTACTGGAATGCAATATGGCCATGCTCCACAACTTGTGCGGTCTCAAATTGTCCCGAATGTGTCTTTTCCACAGCACTGTAGGCCAAAGAACAGCAGCATATGTCAGTCACGTACAAGCAAATTCAGATTATCGAGGCTTGCCGGTTTCCAGCAATTATTATGTCGCCAATGCTCATCCACCATATATTCCTGA
- the LOC140834992 gene encoding uncharacterized protein isoform X2 gives MARGRGKKSKRNGKNIGQPSAKIKKLKVPKIKPMDSIVPIAAQFTNPEEATSSNYVFDRNGGVLLGKEKIQERDSGFIFMCSSSTKSDCYQYRVFGLPMGKMAAVEKIKPGAKLFLFDFELKLLYGIYEATSTGQLNIEPAAFGGKFPVQVLCLIVVCMSKVTRHRFTVLSQGSRNTKVKFRIFKECLPLPESSLRHVIRENYRGSKFNQELNGHQVSNLLSSFHPLSMSSSQLAPHTLSNKPLSLAMPRAVPEDQSEYTSQLPALENRYFTGMQYGHAPQLVRSQIVPNVSFPQHCRPKNSSICQSRTSKFRLSRLAGFQQLLCRQCSSTIYS, from the exons ATGGCCAGGGGAAGAGGCAAGAAGTCTAAAAGAAATGGCAAAAATATTGGCCAACCAAGtgctaaaataaaaaaattgaaagttcCGAAGATCAAGCCTATGGATAGTATTGTTCCCATCGCTGCCCAATTTACCAATCCTGAAGAAGCAACTTCTTCCAACTACGTTTTTGACAGAAATGGTGGTGTATTACTGGGCAAAGAGAAAATACAAGAAAGAGACTCTGGTTTTATATTCATGTGTAGTTCGAGTACAAAGTCAGATTGTTACCAGTACCGTGTTTTTGGACTTCCTATGGGAAAAATGGCTGCGGTGGAGAAGATAAAGCCTGGAGCAAAGctttttttgtttgattttgaattaaagcTTCTATATGGCATATATGAGGCTACCTCCACTGGTCAACTGAATATAGAACCGGCTGCTTTTGGAGGAAAGTTTCCTGTGCAGGTACTTTGTTTAATTGTTGTTTGCATGTCCAAAGTGACAAGACATCGATTTACAGTCTTATCTCAGGGAAGTCGAAATACTAAG GTGAAGTTTAGAATTTTCAAGGAGTGTCTTCCCCTTCCTGAGAGTTCTCTCAGACATGTAATAAGGGAGAACTATAGGGGTTCAAAATTTAACCAAGAACTCAATGGACATCAA GTTAGCAATTTGTTGTCTTCATTTCACCCTCTTTCTATGTCATCATCTCAACTTGCTCCGCATACCTTGTCAAACAAGCCCCTATCACTGGCAATGCCTCGTGCAGTTCCTGAAGATCAGTCTGAGTACACATCTCAGTTGCCAGCTTTGGAGAATCGATATTTTACTGGAATGCAATATGGCCATGCTCCACAACTTGTGCGGTCTCAAATTGTCCCGAATGTGTCTTTTCCACAGCACTGTAGGCCAAAGAACAGCAGCATATGTCAGTCACGTACAAGCAAATTCAGATTATCGAGGCTTGCCGGTTTCCAGCAATTATTATGTCGCCAATGCTCATCCACCATATATTCCTGA
- the LOC140834991 gene encoding uncharacterized protein yields the protein MNATPLVKKPKIELEAEEDEEQEKEGAEEEQNRKEQEEALLALIQHRTKEVEHLRQRITYYKSQLDEAEKRLEDTQTKLARHQGQDISVASETSGNITKESQCKPQNLGRDTIKSSGDNLNVSQKSASASHQNGESSRSQIQSKSQLLIRSAVTPKMEESGNKATDCSGSLPGTSVSTHINSTAKQKGDKARKLSSVQETMQSEPKGKKAKLEEKEHKDLIPLISSCSSSIPIRCQTGCLLSSQHKRKLRSLVLCPTNDQLFVTSALDGLVNLWQIQGRCSSANLLSTTECQSNKQRRWPEDIAWHPQGNKLFSVYAADGGDSQISILNLNKGREGTRVSFLEDKPHIKGIINSIIFMPSDETRFVTGGSDHAVVLWTEQDTGGGSWKPKSLHRNIHSSAVMGVAGMRHKNMVMSVGADKRIIGFDVMSGRTDYKHQIDSKCMSILTNPSDFNLFMVQTGTPERQLKLFDLRIRQTEIHAFGWKQENSDSQSALINQSWSPDGLYIASGSADPTIHIFDIRYNSHRPSQSIRAHQKRVFKAVWHHTHPLLISISSDLNIGLHKIL from the exons ATGAATGCGACACCGTTAGTGAAGAAGCCGAAAATCGAGCTTGAAGCAGAGGAGGATGAAGAGCAAGAGAAGGAAGGAGCAGAGGAGGAACAAAATAGGAAAGAACAAGAAGAAGCACTATTAGCCCTTATCCAACATCGCACCAAAGAAGTTGAGCATCTTCGTCAGCGCATCACGTATTACAAATCCCAG CTTGATGAAGCAGAAAAGAGGCTGGAGGATACACAAACTAAGTTGGCTCGTCATCAAGGGCAAGACATTTCAGTGGCTTCCGAAACATCTGGGAACATTACTAAAGAG TCTCAATGCAAGCCACAGAATTTAGGTCGGGATACCATTAAGTCTTCCGGAGATAATCTTAATGTTTCACAAAAATCAGCTAGTGCTTCCCATCAAAATGGAGAATCTTCTCGAAGCCAAATCCAGTCCAAATCACAACTTTTGATTCGTTCTGCTGTGACCCCAAAGATGGAAGAATCTGGAAATAAAGCTACCGATTGTTCTGGATCGTTGCCTGGTACATCGGTATCAACTCATATTAATAGCACTGCAAAGCAAAAAGGAGACAAAGCTCGTAAATTGTCTTCAGTCCAAGAAACTATGCAATCCGAACCTAAGGGGAAAAAGGCAAAGCTTG aGGAGAAAGAACATAAAGATTTGATTCCATTAATAAGCAGCTGCTCTTCATCAATCCCCATTCGATGCCAGACTGGTTGCCTTTTGTCGAGTCAACACAAAAGGAAACTGAGAAGTCTTGTTCTTTGTCCGACAAATGATCAATTATTTGTGACCAG TGCATTGGATGGATTGGTCAACCTTTGGCAAATACAGGGGAGATG CTCCAGTGCCAATCTTTTAAGTACTACTGAATGTCAATCTAACAAGCAGAGGAGATGGCCTGAAGATATAGCTTGGCATCCACAGGGAAACAAACTTTTTTCGGTTTATGCTGCAGATGGTGGAGATTCCCAGATATCAATTTTGAACCTGAATAAAGGAAGAGAG GGAACACGCGTCAGCTTTCTTGAAGACAAACCTCATATTAAAGGCATTATCAACAGCATAATCTTCATGCCATCGGATGAAACACGGTTTGTTACTGGTGGTAGTGACCATGCTGTGGTCCTTTGGACTGAGCAAGATACTGGAGGAGGCTCATGGAAACCTAAATCATTACACAGAAACATTCATTCCTCTGCTGTAATGGGGGTTGCTGGAATGCGGCATAAGAACATGGTGATGTCTGTTGGTGCTGATAAACGGATAATTGGATTTGATGTGATGAGTGGGAGAACAGATTACAAACATCAGATTGATAGCAAATGCATGAGTATTCTAACTAATCCTTCTGACTTCAACCTCTTTATGGTTCAGACTGG GACCCCCGAGAGGCAGCTTAAACTGTTTGATCTTAGGATAAGGCAAACAGAGATTCACGCTTTTGGGTGGAAACAAGAGAATAGCGACTCACAATCGGCCCTTATAAACCAGTCGTGGTCTCCTGATGGTCTGTACATAGCGTCTGGATCGGCAGATCCCACTATTCACATCTTTGACATAAGATACAACAGCCACAGACCTTCTCAATCAATACGAGCTCATCAGAAACGAGTATTTAAAGCTGTGTGGCATCACACTCACCCGCTTCTCATCTCGATTTCTTCTGACTTAAACATCGGATTACACAAAATCTTGTAG
- the LOC140834993 gene encoding LOW QUALITY PROTEIN: auxin response factor 2A-like (The sequence of the model RefSeq protein was modified relative to this genomic sequence to represent the inferred CDS: deleted 1 base in 1 codon): MATSEVLIKGFNETYDSVSRPEKGSSGSRGDNSVDAETALYTELWKACAGPLAPVPRENELVFYFPQGHIEQVEASTKQSADLQMPVYNLPPKILCRVVNVILKAEPDTDEVFAQIILIPEPNQDENAVTKETLPPPPSHFHVHSFCKILTASDTSTHGGFSVLRRHADECLPPLDMTKQPPTQELVAKDLHRTEWRFRHIFRGQPRRHLLQSGWSVFVSSKRLVAGDAFIFLRGENGDLRVGVRRAMKQQGNAPSSVISSHNMHLGVLATAWHATQTKTMFTVYYKPRTSPAEFIVPYDQYVNSVKNSYSVGMRFKMRFEGEEVPEQRFTGTIVGIEDSDSKRWPNSKWRCLMVRWDETSAIPRPDRVSPWNIEPALPPHPLNPLPFPRSKRPRSSALPSSPDSYVLTREGMPKMALDPTSASGIPKVLQGQELPTLRGTFLERNDSDIFEKRQLWTPPLDDEKVDDVSASRRYESENCLSSVRTETSFTDLLSGLGSHIDSSPNFCMSSDEANLKWQTREQEAKFGLVGNAWSMVPSDTPLDVMDSGSKTRVQSSHTSYQPHSEVRFGTLREFSMLSCPTSDNQQTNRSMPPPTSPYIQSLPPYIQSLPDQSRNLTPKSLCKQMPESLKSKEGNCKLFGIPLISNNEPSKPPLLNIGVEPSGNTLQGINSYYSSTTESDQRCDESNGSKPNFSAAVCESEKQFQNFRPVARDRECKVSSVSTRSCTKVHKQGMAIGRSIELAKFKNYDELIAELDNLFVFNGELRALSKNWLIVYTDDEDDMMLVGDDPWEEFCGMARKISILTKEEVLRMNPRNFGSKGEKASKIAEGLDSKETKNLRTNSSSNMAPAT, encoded by the exons ATGGCTACTTCTGAGGTTCTGATCAAGGGTTTTAATGAGACGTATGATTCTGTTTCCAGACCGGAGAAAGGGAGCTCAGGTTCCAGGGGAGATAATTCAG TGGATGCTGAGACAGCGCTGTACACGGAGTTATGGAAAGCATGCGCCGGCCCTTTAGCTCCGGTGCCTCGTGAAAATGAGCTTGTTTTCTATTTTCCTCAGGGTCACATAGAACAG GTGGAGGCTTCGACTAAACAAAGTGCAGACCTGCAGATGCCAGTGTATAATCTTCCTCCAAAGATCCTTTGTCGAGTTGTGAATGTGATTTTGAAG GCTGAACCAGATACAGACGAAGTGTTTGCTCAGATTATTTTGATACCCGAACCAAAT CAAGATGAGAATGCCGTGACGAAGGAAACTTTGCCTCCTCCACCATCGCATTTTCATGTCCATTCTTTTTGTAAGATTCTTACGGCATCAGATACAAGCACCCACGGTGGATTCTCAGTGCTAAGACGACATGCTGATGAATGCCTTCCCCCATTG GACATGACAAAGCAACCTCCCACTCAGGAATTAGTGGCCAAAGATTTACACAGAACTGAGTGGCGATTCAGGCATATTTTTCGCG GTCAACCTAGGAGGCACCTCCTTCAGAGTGGGTGGAGCGTGTTTGTTAGTTCGAAGAGACTTGTTGCTGGGGATGCCTTCATATTTTTGAG GGGGGAGAATGGAGATTTACGTGTTGGAGTTAGGCGTGCCATGAAACAACAGGGTAATGCTCCATCATCTGTCATATCCAGCCACAACATGCATCTTGGTGTTCTGGCAacggcttggcatgctactcaAACAAAAACCATGTTCACTGTGTATTACAAGCCCAG GACTAGCCCGGCTGAGTTTATCGTCCCTTATGATCAATATGTAAACTCTGTTAAGAACAGTTATTCCGTAGGAATGAGATTTAAAATGAGATTTGAAGGTGAAGAAGTACCGGAACAGAG gtTTACTGGAACTATAGTTGGTATTGAAGACTCTGATTCAAAACGATGGCCAAATTCAAAATGGAGATGTCTAATG GTGCGGTGGGATGAAACTTCTGCAATTCCTCGACCAGACAGGGTTTCACCTTGGAACATAGAACCTGCCTTACCTCCTCATCCATTGAACCCACTTCCATTCCCCAGATCAAAAAGGCCTCGATCAAGTGCCTTGCCTTCATCCCCAGACTCTTATGTTCTAACTAGGGAAG GTATGCCTAAGATGGCACTCGACCCAACATCTGCCAGTGGGATTCCAAAGGTCTTGCAAGGTCAAGAACTCCCGACCTTGAGAGGCACCTTCTTGGAGAGAAATGATTCAGACATTTTCGAGAAGCGACAGTTATGGACTCCACCATTAGACGATGAGAAAGTTGACGACGTGTCTGCTTCAAGAAGATATGAATCAGAGAACTGCTTATCTTCAGTAAGGACAGAGACATCATTCACAGATCTCTTGTCAGGGTTGGGATCACATATTGATTCATCCCCCAATTTCTGTATGTCTTCTGATGAAGCAAATTTGAAGTGGCAAACACGAGAACAAGAGGCTAAGTTTGGTTTAGTTGGGAACGCATGGTCTATGGTTCCTTCTGACACGCCACTTGATGTGATGGATTCTGGTTCAAAAACTCGTGTTCAAAGTAGTCATACGTCTTATCAGCCACATTCAGAAGTCAGATTCGGTACTTTAAGAGAATTTTCCATGTTGTCTTGCCCTACGAGTGATAATCAGCAAACAAATCGGTCGATGCCTCCACCAACCTCACCTTACATCCAATCCTTGCCACCTTACATCCAATCCTTGCCTGATCAATCACGAAACCTAACGCCAAAGTCCCTATGCAAACAAATGCCCGAGTCACTGAAATCTAAGGAAGGGAATTGCAAGCTCTTTGGTATTCCACTTATTAGCAACAATGAACCGTCGAAGCCGCCGTTGCTGAATATAGGGGTGGAACCTTCAGGCAATACACTGCAAGGCATAAACTCCTATTATTCCTctactactgaatctgatcaaaggTGTGATGAGTCCAATGGCTCAAAACCCAACTTTTCAGCTGCTGTTTGTGAATCAGAGAAACAATTTCAAAATTTCCGTCCTGTAGCTAGAGACAGGGAATGCAAAGTCAGTTCTGTGTCAACAAGAAGTTGCACCAAG GTTCATAAGCAGGGAATGGCCATTGGAAGGTCTATAGAACTTGCGAAGTTCAAGAATTACGATGAATTGATTGCTGAATTGGATAATCTCTTCGTATTTAATGGTGAACTCAGGGCACTTAGCAAGAATTGGCTTATTGTGTATACAGATGATGAGGATGATATGATGCTTGTTGGAGATGATCCTTGGGA AGAATTTTGTGGTATGGCTCGGAAGATATCAATCCTCACAAAAGAGGAGGTGCTTCGTATGAATCCAAGAAATTTTGGCTCTAAAGGAGAAAAAGCGTCC AAAATTGCAGAGGGTTTAGATTCAAAAGAAACGAAAAATTTGCGGACTAATTCATCATCAAACATGGCTCCTGCTACTTAG